The following nucleotide sequence is from Paenibacillus odorifer.
TTGGATGGTCGACAGCTAATCAAAGATCTCAGCTATATCGCTGTACCCCAGGATAGAGTGGGCATCGTCGGCCCGAACGGCAGCGGCAAATCAACACTCTTAAATATGATTGCAGGTCAGCTGCAACCCGATAAAGGTGAAGTTCAGCTTGGCGCTACGGTTAAGCTTGGTTACTTTACACAAGAGCATCAGGATATGGATGACAGTATGCGTGCCATTGAATACGTGAAGGAAGAAGCAGAAGTGATACGGACAGCAGACGGCAGTGTGATTACGGCGGGTCAAATGCTGGAACGCTTCTTGTTCCCTCCTGCGATGCAATGGACACCGATCTCGAAGCTGTCCGGGGGCGAAAAAAGACGCTTGTATCTGCTTCGTGTATTGATGGGAGCACCTAACGTATTGCTTTTGGATGAACCTACGAACGATTTGGATATCGGCACATTGGCTGTATTGGAAGATTATCTGGATGAATTTCCGGGTGTCGTCTTTACCGTATCCCATGACCGTTATTTCTTGGACCGTACGATAGATAAGCTGATTGCTTTTGAAAATGGCGATATCCGGATTCACGTTGGCGATTATACGGAATATGAAGAATGGCTGGCCAAAAATGTACCGTCACGCATTGGAGAATCGAACAAAGAAGATGGAAGCTCAAAGCGAAAAGAGGCCGCGGACACTGGCAGCAACCCTGCATCTTCAACGGCTCCCAAAACAAAACTCAAATTCAGCTTCAAGGAACAGCGTGAATATGAGGGCATTGATGAGCAAATTGAGCTTGCAGAGCAACGTTTGACGGATATTAGTGTACAGATGGAGGCGGCTTTTGCTGACTCTGGAAGGCTGCAGGAGCTAGTAGAGGAGCAACGCCTAGCCGAAGCAGAGCTGGAGCGTCTTATGGAACGCTGGACCTATCTGAACGAGCTTGCGGAGAAAATCGCTGGTAAGGCTTAAACCCGTTGGATGGCTTTTAATGAAAATAGGGGAGGGCTCTGTGTGGAAGATAAACTTAAAGCTGCCGTAGCCCTACGCAACGCTGGTAAAGCGGAAGAAGCCAAAATGATGTTGTTTGAGCTATATGAGCAGAATAGAATGCTGGGGACGCTGAACTTCTATATCAATTGGCCTGGACGCATGATGTGCTGGGTTTGGAGCGGGCGGCAGTACCCTTTTATGAGAAAAGCTTGGCGTTAGGATTACCCTCTGAGCAGAGAGTTGGCGCTCTATTGGGACTGGGCAGCACCTACCGGACACTCGGAGAATACGAGAAGTCAAAAGGTCTTCTGATGCAGGCTGTTCAGGAGTACCCGGAGAATAAGGAATTTCCGGCGTTCCTAGCCATGACCTTGCACAATCTTGGAGAGCATAGTCAAGCGATGGAGCTGCTGCTTAAGCTGTTGGCAGAAACCTCTGCGGATGAAGGGATAAGAAGTTACAGTAAGGCCATTTCTTATTATTCAGATAAGCTGGAGCAAGTCTGGGATTGATGCTAGCTTTTAGATTGCATTAATACTTACGAAGTACTATCCGGACACCACTGACCTTAAACGCAGCATTATTGCACATTTGGAATGTTTACGGACTCCGCAGTCACTATTAGCACAAAAAGCTCCTAATACGTAGCTTTTCAAGCTAATAACGTCAATGGGGTCCGAAACAGTGCCCCATAGGCTGAAAATTGGCGAATAACATCATCTGGGTCCGTAAGCACCAGGCGAAAGTGATGACCACCGGAAATTCCGGCAATGTCTGTTGAAGAACAAGCGAACCACCAATAAAAAAAGAGTAGGGTCCTCCAGTAATTGGAGAATTCTACTCTTTTATTTTTCTACTCTTTTATTTCGTTCCGTCCACAGCAATCATTTGCACTACAGACCGAGAATCGCCGGGTACAATGATTTCCTTCGCATTCATCTGGGAAGAGCCATCTCCGTCCAAGAAGATACCCTCCAGACCCTTGGCAGGAACTGTCTGGAGGATCGCTGAGCGGAAATCTGCCGCTGTTGAGAGCGTTGGGGTAACAATCAGCCAGAGCTTTCCTGTGTTGTCATACACCATGCCTGAACGCAGGCGTTTCTCATCAGCATAAGGAAGATGCTCTTCAGCTACTGCCGCTTCCCATAAGTCTTCGTGTCCCAGATTCATACTAATGCCACCTTGCGCAAAATAATGCTGGCGATCAGTAATCTTCAATTCTTCTCCAGAAGAGACAACCTGTACGGAGAAGCTACGGGTGGCACCATCCCAGACAAGAGTTCCACGTGCGTATTTAGCATTGAACCAGCCAGACCCATAACCCTTCTGGGCTCCGTTGACTGGAGTATCATTCATGATAGCCATGGATAAAAGCGCATCTTGATAGAAAAAACCACCGTTAATCCCATATGCATTAACTTGCCGTAAAGGGACACCCGCGGCCCTGAGCTTAATATCCTCAGGTGAAAGTGACATCATATAGAGCTGCACGTTATCTGTACTCACTGTTTCCAAAAAGCTATAGGCGTGAGGAAGACCTTTAAAGGGATCTTCCTTATGATTTCTAAATACCAGAAACAACGATAGCGCTAACCCCACTATCAATAACACCAGAAGTGAGACGATAAGTCCCTGTCTGCGCCTCCAGAGCTGGTTCAGCTTGCCAGAGCTACCCTCAGTTTGTCCCCACATAAGCAGCGAGAAGCTTAGCAGTGTTCACTACAGCTTGCTTATGCGTACGTTCCATGGAGTGAGAGGCATGTACACCTGGGCCAATCAATGCTGCACGGATATTGTTTCCGCCTCTGAGCGCTGCGGAAGCATCGGAGCCGTACATAGGATAAATATCAACGGCATAAGGAATTGCTAGTGCTTCTGCCAGTTCAATCAAACGACCTGTCATAACATAATCGTAAGGGCCGGAAGAGTCTTTAGCACAGATGGATACATCGGTTTCTTTACAGCTGAGATCATCACCCATGGCACCCATATCGACAGCAATCATTTCATTGATTTCACCAGGAATCCAAGCTGTACCATGTCCCACTTCCTCGTAGTTAGAGATGAGGAAAGAAAGGTTGTGGAGAGGTTTCCAGCCTTCACGTTTAATACTTTCCAGCAATCCGAGAAGGGCAGCCACGCTTGCCTTGTCATCTAAATGACGGGATTTAATGTAGCCGCTAGGCGTAATCACTGCACGTGCATCGAAAGAAATGAAATCTCCGACGGAAATGCCAAGCTTGAGTACGTCTTCTTTAGAAGATACCAGCTCATCAATACGTACTTCCATGTTCTCCTCTGATCGTTTGAAGTCACGAGCGTCTGGATATACGTGAACAGATGGATGGCTGGTTAAGATGGTTCCTGTATAAGTTTTGCCGCTACGGGTATGGATCGTGCAGTATTCATTCTCAATGCTGTGCATGGCGAAGCCACCCACAGAGGTCAGACGCAGTGTACCATTAGCTTTAATCGAGCGGACCATGGCACCAAGTGTATCCACGTGAGCGCTGATGCCAATAGTACGAGAGGGATCTAGGCCCGGGACGTTAAGAATTACGCCGCCTTTTTCATTCCAGCTTAAAGGTATGTTCAGCGCAGCTGCTTCTTCAGCAACTAGTGTCATTACCTGTGCGGTGAAACCGCTTGGGCTGGGGGTATCGAGTAATTTTTTTAGGATGGAAAGTATGTAGTCTTCATTAGGTTGAATGGTAATCATTAGTTAAGCCCTCCTGTTAAGCCATCATTGTCTGTGTTAAAAGAATCCAGTGAAGTGTCGGCATCACGAAGCTTGGTAAGCTCAGCAGTTAAGCTTTTAATTTGCTTTTGTAGTTTGTATTGACGAAAAATGCCGTAAGAGCCCACGATGATTCCGCCAATTAACGCGCAGCCAAGAATAACGAGTATAAGTGGTATATTAACCACATCAAAACCGAAATTGACTTGAACGGGATCAACGTTGATGACTGCGAATATGGCGGTTAGCAGCGCGAAGATTAGACCCGCAATTAGTGACCATTGAATTCTCATTGAATTCTTCCTCCTCAGGGGGATATAACAATATAAAATCCCCTGCCCAGATAGGGCAAGGGATTAATGTAATACTAAGCTCTCTGCCTTATTTGGTCAACTGTTCCATTTGCGCGATAACACTTTCGAACACACTCATCGCTTCGCGAATCGGCTCAGGAGACGACATGTCAACGCCTGCTTTTGACAAAATATTGATGGAGTAATCACTGCCACCGCTCTTCAGGAAGCCGAGGTAACGATCTACCGCCGGTTTACCTTCTTCAAGGATTTGTTTGGCAAAGCTAGTCGCTGCCGAGAAGCCTGTTGCATATTTGTAAACATAGAAGCTGTTATAGAAATGCGGAATTCGTGCCCATTCCATCTCGATATCCTGATCTACAACCATTTCTTTGCCGTAGTATTTGACATTCAGGTCGTAGTAGATACTCGAAAGATCTTGTGGGGTAAGCGAATCGCCCTCTTCAACACGCTGATGAATGATCTTTTCGAATTCTGCGAACATCGTTTGCCGGAAAATCGTTGTCCGGAACTGATCGGCATAGTAGGTGAGCAGATACATTTTTTCCTTAGGATCTGTAGACTTTTTGAGTAGATAATCCATAAGCAAAGCTTCATTGGTAGTCGAGGCAACCTCTGCAAGGAAAATGGTATACTGTGCATCCCGATAGTTCAGAGCGTTGTCTGAAAAATAAGAGTGTAGAGCATGACCCATCTCATGTGCCAGAGTAAACATACTGTTCAGATTATCGTTATGGTTCAGCAGGACGTATGGGTGTGTGCCATAAGGGCCCCAGCTGTAAGCTCCAGAGCGTTTATTCTCGTTCTCATAGACATCAATCCAGCCATTGTCGTAGCCTTTTTGCAGCACATTCAGATAATCTTCACCCAGCGGTTTGAGGCCTTCTTTGGTAATTTTCTTCGCTTCTTCGTACGTGATATCTAGCTTATATTCATCTACTAGTGGTGCAAATAGGTCATACATATGTAACTCATCCACACCAAGCAGCTTTTGACGCAACTTCATGTAACGGTGCATTAAAGGAAGACTCTCATGAATCGTATCGATCAGGTTGGTATATACCTCTTTTGGAATGTTATCACCGTAAAGAGACATTTCCATTACAGATGGATACTTGCGGACGTGTGAGAAAAAGACGTTTTTGTTCACATTGGCGCTAAGCGTTGCTGCGATGGTGTTTTTTTGCTTACGATAGGTGTCATAGACTGCTTTAAAAGCATTTCGGCGAACCTCGCGATCGGAGCTTTCCAAGAACTTGATATAGTTGCCGTGAGTCAGCTCGACCTCTTTGCCATCTTCATCTTTAATCTTAGGGAATTTCAGATCTGCGTTGTTCAGCATACTAAAAATGTTCTGAGGCGCTTGTGCTAGGTTTCCAACTTGGGCAAGCAGAGCTTCCTCAGCCTTGGACAATACATGCGCTTTCTCACGTTTCATCTCTTTTAAAGTGAAGGTGTAAGCGGACAGTTCAGGATCAGCAATAAATTGATCCAGCTTCTCAATAGGCAGTGCCAAGATTTCTGGGGTTACAAAAGAAAAGGCTTCGCCTGCTTCGATCCCAAGCTTCTTCGCTTTGGAGGACAAAGCTTGATATTCAGGATTAGCAGTGTCTTCATCCTGACGCATATGAGCATAGACAAAGAGTCGCTCAGTGGAGACGGACAGCTTGTCATCCAGCTCAAAACATTGTTTCACAGCTTCTGCGGAATCAAGTTTACCTTGGAAATCAGCAGCTTTTTTGATCAGTGATTTAGCTTCAGCATATTCTGCATCCCAATCCTTCTGAGAGGCAAATATATCTTCAAGCTTCCAACGATTCTCAGCAGGTACTTCACTTCTCTTCAATAATTGTTCCATAGAAACCCTCCTAGAATGATGAGATGTAGTAGGCATAATCTCCCTCGGCAATACTGTGGATGATATTTCACCCGGTAGCAAGCTGAGCACAAGTAGAAGAGGGATGGACTTGAGTGTAATAGGCATGACGTCCTCCTCTTTGAAAAGTAGAGTCAGCTTATTATGTCCTGCTAAGTCCTGATTATTAATATTTAGTCTTCTTTATATGGTAGTTATGCCAACAAGCTATAAATAACAAAGATGAAAGCAAACAGAATCATTACGACCGCAGCCATGGCCATGCCCCGCTTTAATTTCGGCGGGACACGATCCTTGGTCATAATTAATACTGCGCCTAGACAGAGGACTAGGACAACATAAATCGTGAGATTTTCGTTATTCATTTCCTGTTATACCTGTTTGAAAGCTGCAATGATGTTTTTGTACTCTTCTTCATTGTCTTTATAAGATTCTTTGTTGAAGCGGTTATTCACCCATTGCATCATCGCTGGACGACTCAGGAAGGTATGTGTTTCTTCTCCCCATTGATCGGAAATTTCGCGGAGTACAATGTAGCGGCCTTGAACTTCTACCGTCATCATATTCCATTTGTCTGTTTTGTATATTTCATGTTTTTTGATCATTATCATTACCACCCTGGCGATTTTTGGCTTTTGGCTCAATGATAACGCACTGGAGAAGGGAAAAGCAAATTAAATCATATATTAAGGGTTGGGTTTGATTGATTTGAACAGAAGATTGCAGTATACTATAGTTATACGCCATATATGGCGGTTATTTTTAGGAGGTTGTTCAATTGAAAGGTACAGTAAAATGGTTTAACGCAGAAAAAGGTTATGGTTTTCTTCAAGTAGAAGGCGGCGAAGATGTATTCGTACACTTCTCAGCAATTCAAGGTGAAGGATTCAAGACTTTGGACGAAGGTCAAGAAGTAGAATTCGACATCACTGATGGTAGTCGTGGACCGCAAGCTGAAAACGTAGTAAAATTATAAGAAACAGCAGGACAGTTAAGCTGTCTGCTACAAATATATAATTTACTTGGCAAGCCCTTGCAAGAGTGGTTACCAACTTACAGAACACAGTTCTTTCGGGAACTGTGTTTTTTTACGCCCACTATAGAAGTTATCCAAAATGAAAAAGGTCGTTACACTCCAGTGAAGGGGAGTGCAACGACCTTTTTGTATTATGAAATAATACCAACCCTAATTATAGGGAGGCTTTTTTGTTCTTTTTTCTGAAATAATTGATCGGATCCAGGTTGGATTTCAATAAATGCTGTCCCAGAAACCCTGCAAAAGCGAGTAAGCTGAAACCCGTAGCCACTATATAAAAAATATAACGCCCCGCCTCTTGATAAATAATGCCGCCAAAGGTACCGCTAAGCAGCCCAGACGCACTTGACCAAACGACGGTGAAAATGGCAAGACCTGTTGCCCGAAGGCGATCCGGAATAATCCGGGTGATATAACGGACAGATGTTACATAAAAAACACCAAATGATATACTGTGCATGGCTTGAATGGCAATCATTGAGCCCGGATGATCCGCTAGGGACATCAAAAGAAAACGCAGAGCATACATCAGACTCCCCAAGGCCAGCAAGGGCAATTCTTTGAATTTGTCGCCGTATCTGCTGAGGATAAATAATACAGGGATCTCACTAAGAGCTGACGCGAGCAGTGCCCAGCCAATGATTTCCTCACCAGCGCCTAGTTGTTTTAGACTGATCGTCAGAAAGGCTTCGTTCATTCTATGGCCTAACGCGAGTACAAACACACAGCCGAAGAACCACAGCACCTCTTTTTGCAACAATATATCTTTAAGTCCATTTTTGCTATTATCAGCTTCAGCTGTGTCCTTATCTTGATTCGTTGTTTCTATAACAGCAGGTTTTTTAACATCCTTAAGTCCTAGGGTAATTAAAAGTGCAGCAATAATGATGATGATACATAGGGTCAAGCTCCAAGTAGAGCCCAATGCTCTTAATGCATAGCCAACGGTTAGAGCAAAGAAAGAATAGCCTAAGGAGCCAAAAACGCGAATGGTAATGAAGTTCCGTCCGTGTCTTTCGGCAACTTTGATAGCCATTGTATCGGCAAGCGGAAAAACTGGGTAATAGAAGAAGTAGAAGAAGGACAAAATAAGCATGACAGATGAAAATTCCGTCGCTCTGGCTAATAGAAGACCAGTTACTAATTGACCCGCAAGTAATATGAACATGATCTTTCGAATGGTGCCTAACTTATCGCTTATCATACTCCAGAATAGATTGGATAGGATGGAGATAAGGGGGCCGAGGGAATACAAGTAGCCTATCTGAGAACTGCTAAACCCTAAATGTGTGTAGAATAAAGGAAAGTAGGATACTACAAGGACGCTGGTACCATATATGGTAAAGAGAAAGGAACGCAGCCAGTTTTGATCGCTGTAAAGGCTGCCGGTCCGTTTTGAAAACATGGATTGCACTCCTCCGAAATTGAAATATGCCTAGTATAGCATAAAGCAATGGGGAGATGTTTTTAAAAACTGCTGTATTTCTGAATCTTTCATGATTTTAC
It contains:
- a CDS encoding tetratricopeptide repeat protein, giving the protein MLGLERAAVPFYEKSLALGLPSEQRVGALLGLGSTYRTLGEYEKSKGLLMQAVQEYPENKEFPAFLAMTLHNLGEHSQAMELLLKLLAETSADEGIRSYSKAISYYSDKLEQVWD
- a CDS encoding M42 family metallopeptidase: MTIQPNEDYILSILKKLLDTPSPSGFTAQVMTLVAEEAAALNIPLSWNEKGGVILNVPGLDPSRTIGISAHVDTLGAMVRSIKANGTLRLTSVGGFAMHSIENEYCTIHTRSGKTYTGTILTSHPSVHVYPDARDFKRSEENMEVRIDELVSSKEDVLKLGISVGDFISFDARAVITPSGYIKSRHLDDKASVAALLGLLESIKREGWKPLHNLSFLISNYEEVGHGTAWIPGEINEMIAVDMGAMGDDLSCKETDVSICAKDSSGPYDYVMTGRLIELAEALAIPYAVDIYPMYGSDASAALRGGNNIRAALIGPGVHASHSMERTHKQAVVNTAKLLAAYVGTN
- a CDS encoding LapA family protein, which translates into the protein MRIQWSLIAGLIFALLTAIFAVINVDPVQVNFGFDVVNIPLILVILGCALIGGIIVGSYGIFRQYKLQKQIKSLTAELTKLRDADTSLDSFNTDNDGLTGGLN
- the pepF gene encoding oligoendopeptidase F; this encodes MEQLLKRSEVPAENRWKLEDIFASQKDWDAEYAEAKSLIKKAADFQGKLDSAEAVKQCFELDDKLSVSTERLFVYAHMRQDEDTANPEYQALSSKAKKLGIEAGEAFSFVTPEILALPIEKLDQFIADPELSAYTFTLKEMKREKAHVLSKAEEALLAQVGNLAQAPQNIFSMLNNADLKFPKIKDEDGKEVELTHGNYIKFLESSDREVRRNAFKAVYDTYRKQKNTIAATLSANVNKNVFFSHVRKYPSVMEMSLYGDNIPKEVYTNLIDTIHESLPLMHRYMKLRQKLLGVDELHMYDLFAPLVDEYKLDITYEEAKKITKEGLKPLGEDYLNVLQKGYDNGWIDVYENENKRSGAYSWGPYGTHPYVLLNHNDNLNSMFTLAHEMGHALHSYFSDNALNYRDAQYTIFLAEVASTTNEALLMDYLLKKSTDPKEKMYLLTYYADQFRTTIFRQTMFAEFEKIIHQRVEEGDSLTPQDLSSIYYDLNVKYYGKEMVVDQDIEMEWARIPHFYNSFYVYKYATGFSAATSFAKQILEEGKPAVDRYLGFLKSGGSDYSINILSKAGVDMSSPEPIREAMSVFESVIAQMEQLTK
- a CDS encoding cold shock domain-containing protein; protein product: MKGTVKWFNAEKGYGFLQVEGGEDVFVHFSAIQGEGFKTLDEGQEVEFDITDGSRGPQAENVVKL
- a CDS encoding MFS transporter; this translates as MFSKRTGSLYSDQNWLRSFLFTIYGTSVLVVSYFPLFYTHLGFSSSQIGYLYSLGPLISILSNLFWSMISDKLGTIRKIMFILLAGQLVTGLLLARATEFSSVMLILSFFYFFYYPVFPLADTMAIKVAERHGRNFITIRVFGSLGYSFFALTVGYALRALGSTWSLTLCIIIIIAALLITLGLKDVKKPAVIETTNQDKDTAEADNSKNGLKDILLQKEVLWFFGCVFVLALGHRMNEAFLTISLKQLGAGEEIIGWALLASALSEIPVLFILSRYGDKFKELPLLALGSLMYALRFLLMSLADHPGSMIAIQAMHSISFGVFYVTSVRYITRIIPDRLRATGLAIFTVVWSSASGLLSGTFGGIIYQEAGRYIFYIVATGFSLLAFAGFLGQHLLKSNLDPINYFRKKNKKASL